From Zingiber officinale cultivar Zhangliang chromosome 5B, Zo_v1.1, whole genome shotgun sequence, the proteins below share one genomic window:
- the LOC121985086 gene encoding uncharacterized protein LOC121985086 — MQLEVYRGRPSTTAPPPPPPPPSSDFRSYSSSYAYSNAGPKELKANPEFGPSSSSRGGWLFSDPDFQRKRRVAGYKAYAVEVKVKGSLRRSFRWLKDKYFRVVYGW, encoded by the coding sequence ATGCAGCTCGAGGTCTACAGGGGCCGCCCGTCGACGACcgcgccacctcctcctcctcctccgccctcTTCCGATTTCAGGAGCTACAGCAGCTCCTACGCTTACTCCAACGCCGGCCCTAAGGAGTTGAAGGCCAACCCCGAGTTTGGCCCTTCCTCCTCCAGCCGGGGCGGCTGGCTCTTCAGCGATCCCGATTTCCAGCGCAAGCGCCGGGTTGCCGGCTACAAGGCCTACGCCGTCGAGGTCAAGGTCAAGGGCTCCCTGCGCCGGAGCTTCCGCTGGCTCAAGGACAAGTACTTCCGAGTAGTCTACGGCTGGTAG
- the LOC121985085 gene encoding glycylpeptide N-tetradecanoyltransferase 1-like codes for MVVGDNGSSPGEEQILNSDPKAVSDASQGSPESSAAAAAEGGIDMDSFARRIQQALSMGSNQHRFWETQPVGQFKDAGDTSLSEGPIEQPTLVSAVKQEPYNLPALYEWTTCDMDDDHTCTDVFTLLSNNYVEDDENMFRFNYSKEFLQWALRPPGYFKAWHIGVRVKASKKLVAFITGVPARIRVRDEVVRMAEVNFLCVHKKLRSKRLAPVMIKEVTRRVHLENIWQAAYTAGVVLPTPITTCRYWHRSLNPKKLIDVGFSRLGARMTMSRTIRLYKLPEATVIPGFRKMELRDVPAVTRLLRGYLSQFVVAPDLDDNDVEHWLLPMENVIDSYVVESPETHEVTDFCSFYTLPSSILNNQNYSVLKAAYSYYNVATKSSLLQLMNDALIVAKQKDYDVFNALDVMHNETFLKELKFGPGDGQLHYYLYNYRIRNALTPSELGLVLL; via the coding sequence ATGGTGGTCGGCGACAACGGCTCCTCCCCCGGCGAGGAACAAATCCTGAACTCGGATCCGAAGGCTGTTTCTGATGCGTCACAAGGGAGCCCGGAATCGTCGGCCGCTGCGGCGGCGGAGGGCGGGATCGATATGGATTCTTTCGCCCGCAGGATCCAGCAGGCGCTATCCATGGGCAGCAACCAGCATCGCTTCTGGGAGACGCAACCGGTGGGACAATTCAAGGACGCCGGCGACACCAGCCTCTCGGAAGGCCCCATCGAGCAGCCGACGCTGGTTTCCGCCGTTAAGCAGGAGCCTTACAACCTCCCCGCTTTGTATGAGTGGACCACCTGCGATATGGACGACGACCACACCTGCACCGATGTCTTCACTCTCCTGAGCAACAACTACGTCGAGGACGACGAGAACATGTTCCGCTTCAATTACTCCAAAGAGTTCCTCCAGTGGGCGCTCCGCCCGCCAGGTTACTTCAAGGCCTGGCACATTGGCGTCCGCGTGAAGGCCTCCAAGAAGCTCGTCGCTTTCATCACCGGTGTACCTGCCAGGATCCGTGTGCGAGATGAGGTTGTCCGGATGGCCGAGGTCAACTTCCTGTGTGTCCACAAGAAGCTGAGGTCGAAGCGGCTCGCACCTGTGATGATCAAGGAGGTCACTAGGCGGGTTCATCTGGAGAACATCTGGCAAGCAGCCTATACAGCTGGGGTAGTCCTGCCGACTCCCATCACGACCTGCCGCTACTGGCATCGCTCGCTGAATCCCAAAAAGCTAATTGATGTTGGGTTCTCTCGccttggagctcgtatgactatGAGCAGAACGATCAGGCTTTACAAGCTTCCTGAGGCAACTGTGATCCCAGGATTCAGGAAGATGGAGCTTCGTGATGTTCCTGCGGTCACCCGGCTGCTGAGAGGATACTTGAGTCAATTCGTTGTCGCACCTGATTTAGATGACAATGATGTGGAGCATTGGCTTCTGCCTATGGAGAATGTGATCGACAGTTATGTGGTCGAGAGCCCTGAGACCCATGAAGTCACAGATTTCTGTAGCTTTTATACACTTCCTTCTTCGATTCTAAATAACCAGAATTACTCAGTGTTGAAGGCTGCCTACTCTTACTATAACGTGGCCACAAAATCCTCACTACTCCAGCTGATGAATGATGCACTGATTGTGGCAAAGCAGAAGGATTATGATGTATTCAATGCTCTTGATGTCATGCACAATGAGACCTTTCTGAAGGAGCTGAAGTTTGGGCCTGGTGATGGGCAACTTCATTACTATTTATACAACTATAGAATTAGAAATGCTTTGACACCTTCAGAACTTGGGCTTGTTCTTCTGTAG